In Persephonella sp., one genomic interval encodes:
- a CDS encoding O-methyltransferase, which yields MEFLINPKLDEYLKNLSVEDDPVVLEMEKYAKEKDFPIIGRQGGRLLYLLTRLKNPELVVEIGSGFGYSAYWFAKGLKKGKVVLIEYQQRNIQTAKKFFKKAGLLNKTEFRVGDGVEIGKKYNNIDILFLDLEKIRYMEAIKTLEKNLSPNGIVIADNVLFQGKVIFEPENKKAKILNRFNRYMFENYFSIIFPIRDGILIAVKKP from the coding sequence TGTAGAAGATGACCCGGTAGTTCTGGAAATGGAAAAGTATGCCAAGGAAAAAGATTTTCCTATTATCGGCAGACAGGGAGGAAGGCTTTTATATCTACTTACCAGATTGAAAAATCCTGAGCTTGTGGTTGAGATAGGTTCTGGTTTTGGCTACTCAGCTTACTGGTTTGCAAAAGGTCTAAAAAAAGGAAAGGTCGTTTTAATAGAATACCAGCAGAGGAATATCCAGACTGCTAAAAAATTTTTTAAAAAAGCAGGGCTGTTGAACAAAACTGAGTTTAGAGTTGGAGATGGGGTTGAGATAGGTAAGAAGTATAACAATATAGATATACTCTTTTTAGATCTTGAAAAAATCAGATACATGGAAGCGATAAAAACTCTTGAGAAAAATCTTTCTCCCAACGGTATTGTTATCGCTGACAATGTTTTATTTCAGGGAAAGGTAATATTTGAACCTGAAAATAAAAAAGCAAAGATATTGAACCGGTTCAACAGGTATATGTTTGAGAACTATTTTTCTATTATATTTCCGATAAGAGACGGAATATTAATTGCTGTTAAAAAACCTTAA